A genomic window from Carassius gibelio isolate Cgi1373 ecotype wild population from Czech Republic chromosome A11, carGib1.2-hapl.c, whole genome shotgun sequence includes:
- the zrsr2 gene encoding U2 small nuclear ribonucleoprotein auxiliary factor 35 kDa subunit-related protein 2, whose protein sequence is MTDDNCCSCQTRDSESQIDESETASVVLSQKQRRAVLKRERRKRKRQAIAKLREAALDHSKNEEHQTEDEEEQTVEDQSERLHQEWLERERIAQEEFELKRAREEAAQKRKEEEEMRIREEWEEQQRKEKEEREQKEQQKREREEAVQKMLDQAESQLENGGPWKNPDAPKDFGTEKDKANCPFFLKTGACRFGDRCSRKHEHPASSTTLMVRGMFVTFGMEQSRRDDYDTDASLEYSEEEMHQQFLDFYEDALPEFKNAGRVLQFKVSCNFEPHLRGNVYVQYDTEEQCREAFMMFNGRWYAGRQLQCEFSPVTRWKTAICGLFDRRKCPKGKHCNFLHVFRNPDNEFWEADRDLHMSPDRTGGFSSRHLGSRDGMWSQRGNSPVHSSQRRRTDRRSHSRERYSYRGRRSRSRERRSRNDEKRSRSRSRERRKSQQSMTRRSASQREQSRRSRSRSHSRERLKQGECTSADVRSQISKSNSPEKVSKNGSVKRRSHKKESQSPDNSDRMDAHHHKHSKKSKKKKKGKKKRKRKKSKSRSSSSESDKDSQNEECDEMPSKSQTPADECTAVVASSTGSPVDTEETTNLEGCHPEQDNDCALDATKSDSTTQSG, encoded by the exons atgacGGACGATAACTGTTGCTCGTGTCAGACACGAGATTCCGAGAGTCAGATAGATGAGTCTGAAACTGCTTCTGTTGTGCTCAG TCAAAAACAACGACGGGCTGTTCTTAAACGAGAGCGAAGGAAAAGGAAACGTCAAGCTATTGCCAAATTAAGAGAAGCTG CTCTAGATCATTCAAAAAATGAGGAGCACCAAACTGAAGATGAGGAAGAACAGACGGTTGAAGATCAGAG TGAGCGATTACACCAGGAATGGCTGGAGAGAGAAAGAATTGCACAGGAAGAATTTGAGCTGAAGAGAGCGAGAGAAGAGGCAGCCCAAAAGAGAAAGGAGGAAGAAGAG ATGAGGATCAGAGAGGAATGGGAGGAGCAgcaaaggaaagaaaaagaggagcgggagcagaaggaacagcagaagagagagagagag GAAGCTGTACAGAAAATGCTGGATCAAGCAGAGAGTCAG CTGGAAAATGGTGGTCCTTGGAAAAACCCTGATGCCCCAAAGGATTTTGGAACTGAAAAGGACAAGGCAAACTGCCCCTTCTTCCTTAAAACGGGTGCTTGTAGGTTTGGAGATCG gtGCTCCCGAAAGCATGAGCACCCAGCATCCAGCACCACTCTGATGGTGAGGGGGATGTTTGTGACATTCGGGATGGAGCAGAGCAGACGGGATGACTACGACACTGATGCCAGTCTTGAGTACAGCGAGGAGGAAATGCACCAGCAGTTCCTGGATTTCTATGAAGACGCTCTGCCAGAGTTCAAGAACGCAGGGAGGGTGCTGCAGTTCAAG GTGAGCTGCAACTTTGAACCTCACTTGAGAGGGAACGTTTACGTTCAGTATGACAC AGAGGAACAATGTAGAGAAGCGTTCATGATGTTTAATGGCCGCTGGTACGCTGGAAGACAACTGCAATGTGAATTCTCCCCAGTAACTAGATGGAAAACAGCCATATGTg GTCTTTTCGACAGACGGAAATGTCCAAAGGGGAAACACTGCAACTTCCTCCATGTGTTCAGGAACCCAGACAATGAATTCTGGGAGGCGGACCGTGACCTTCATATGTCCCCTGATCGCACTGGAGGCTTTTCTAGTCGCCATTTGGGCAGCAGAGATGGAATGTGGTCCCAGCGTGGAAATAGTCCTGTGCACTCATCCCAGCGCAGGAGGACAGATCGAAGGAGCCACAGCCGTGAGCGGTACAGTTACAGGGGAAGGCGGAGTCGCAGCCGGGAGAGGCGGAGTCGAAATGATGAAAAGCGGAGTCGTAGCAGAAGCAGAGAGAGAAGGAAATCACAGCAATCAATGACAAGAAGATCAGCGTCTCAGAGAGAGCAATCCAGAAGGAGCAGGAGCCGATCCCACAGCAGAGAGAGGTTGAAGCAAGGCGAATGTACATCAGCAGACGTGAGAAGCCAGATATCAAAATCAAACAGCCCAGAAAAGGTGTCCAAAAACGGATCTGTAAAAAGGAGGAGTCATAAGAAGGAAAGCCAAAGCCCTGACAACTCTGATCGAATGGATGCACATCACCACAAGCACTCTAaaaaaagcaagaagaagaaaaagggcAAAAAGAAACGCAAACGAAAGAAGAGTAAATCACGCAGCTCAAGCTCAGAGTCTGATAAAGACTCCCAGAATGAGGAGTGTGACGAGATGCCGTCTAAATCACAAACTCCTGCTGATGAATGTACAGCAGTGGTGGCATCCAGCACTGGATCACCAGTAGATACAGAAGAGACCACAAATTTGGAGGGTTGTCATCCGGAACAGGACAATGATTGTGCGCTAGATGCTACCAAATCTGATAGCACCACACAGTCTGGatag
- the ap1s2 gene encoding AP-1 complex subunit sigma-2, whose product MRGQESLDVAKGRRVHVTGFLTSAFTAIRHEAYAHGIQCNINLKMQFMLLFSRQGKLRLQKWYVPLSDTQKKKISREVIQMVLARKPKMCSFLEWRDLKIVYKRYASLYFCCAVEDQENELITLEIIHRYVELLDKYFGSVCELDIIFNFEKAYYILDEFILGGEAQETSKKNVLKAIEQADMMQEEAEAPRSVLEEIGLT is encoded by the exons ATGAGAGGACAGGAGTCCCTTGATGTTGCGAAAGGAAGACGCGTCCATGTAACGGGATTCCTCACATCTGCGTTCACTGCCATCAGGCACGAAGCTTATGCTCACGGAATCCAGTGTAATATAAACTTAAAG ATGCAGTTTATGCTGCTCTTCAGCAGGCAGGGAAAGCTGCGGCTGCAGAAGTGGTACGTGCCTCTGTCGGACACCCAGAAGAAGAAGATCTCCCGGGAGGTCATTCAGATGGTACTGGCTCGCAAACCCAAGATGTGCAGCTTCCTGGAATGGAGGGATCTGAAAATAGTCTACAAAAG ATATGCCAGCctatatttttgctgtgctgtgGAGGATCAGGAAAATGAGTTGATAACCCTGGAAATCATCCACAGATACGTGGAGCTGCTGGACAAATATTTTGGCAGT GTGTGTGAACTGGACATTATCTTCAACTTTGAGAAAGCCTATTACATTCTGGATGAGTTCATACTGGGTGGTGAAGCCCAGGAGACCTCGAAGAAGAACGTGCTGAAGGCCATAGAGCAAGCTGACATGATGCAGGAG GAAGCCGAGGCACCACGTAGCGTTCTGGAGGAGATTGGACTGACATAA